From Passer domesticus isolate bPasDom1 chromosome 8, bPasDom1.hap1, whole genome shotgun sequence, a single genomic window includes:
- the LOC135306044 gene encoding olfactory receptor 14J1-like, whose product MCYDRYVSICKPLHYGTLLGSRACAHMAAAAWASGFLNALLHTANTFSLPLCRGNVLGQFFCEIPQILKLSCSHSKLREFGITVLSAVLYLGCFVFIVFSYVQIFRVVLRIPSEQGRHKAFSTCLPHLAVATMFLSTGTFAYLKPPSLSSPSLDLSVSVLYSVVTPALNPLIYSLRNQELKDSLRKLVTVSSKAINSLFCFRLSQSSAV is encoded by the exons ATGTGCtatgaccgctacgtgtccatctgcaaacccctgcactacgggaccctcctgggcagcagagcttgtgcccacatggcagcagctgcctgggccagtggtttcctcaatgctctgctgcacacagccaacacattttccctgcccctgtgccgtggcaatgtcctgggccagttcttctgtgaaatcccacagatcctcaagctctcctgctcacacTCCAAActcagggaatttgggattACTGTCCTAAGTGCTGTTCTATATCTcggttgttttgtgttcatagttttctcctatgtgcagatcttcagggtagtgctgaggatcccctctgagcagggacggcacaaagccttttccacctgcctccctcacctggctgtggccaccatgttcctcagcactggcacATTTGCCTACCTAAAGcccccctccctctcctccccatccctggatctttcagtgtcagttctgtactcggtggtgactccagccctgaaccccctcatctacagcctgaggaaccaggagctcaaggattCCCTGAGAAAACTGGTGACTGTATCTTCAaaagcaataaattcccttttctgctttag GTTGTCCCAGTCCTCCGCAGTGTga